The following proteins are encoded in a genomic region of Cucurbita pepo subsp. pepo cultivar mu-cu-16 unplaced genomic scaffold, ASM280686v2 Cp4.1_scaffold000517, whole genome shotgun sequence:
- the LOC111785502 gene encoding uncharacterized protein LOC111785502: MSITAFKRPPSMELTVPIPRIPQNFSPIHRALTKFHVTSSSSSKSPNFQLPLPSKSLKPPKALIAPRGEEFPTMAEILAAGEAQNISLRLQTLGPFFRITAKSLESQREIGKAEGLIRVWLRGRILHLDSIRLKRESLGMEKSIFGLGLFIGAVAIRYGYDCGCRTAELLAINDSDLYHSKLVRFYTRIGFKSVYEVSGSKVGDIGDMLVWGGVGTRMDAPIEALLLKWCSRFKSRSS; the protein is encoded by the exons ATGTCAATCACAGCCTTCAAACGCCCGCCATCAATGGAGCTCACAGTCCCAATTCCCCGAATCCCCCAAAATTTCTCCCCAATTCACAGAGCCCTAACTAAATTCCACGTCACTTCCTCATCCTCATCCAAAAGCCCTAATTTCCAATTACCGCTTCCATCAAAATCGCTCAAACCTCCGAAAGCCCTAATCGCTCCAAGAGGCGAAGAATTTCCGACGATGGCGGAGATCCTGGCGGCCGGCGAGGCTCAGAATATAAGCCTCCGGCTGCAAACGTTAGGGCCGTTTTTCCGAATAACGGCGAAAAGTTTGGAATCGCAGCGAGAGATTGGGAAGGCCGAGGGGTTGATACGAGTGTGGTTGCGAGGGAGGATTCTTCACCTGGATTCAATTCGATTGAAGCGAGAGAGCTTGGGAATGGAGAAATCGATCTTTGGACTCGGATTGTTCATCGGCGCTGTTGCGATTCGGTATGGGTATGATTGTGGTTGCAGGACGGCGGAGTTATTGGCCATCAATGACTCCGATCTTTACCATTCTAag CTCGTTAGATTCTACACAAGGATCGGGTTCAAGAGTGTGTATGAAGTGAGTGGTTCGAAGGTAGGAGACATTGGGGACATGTTGGTGTGGGGAGGGGTTGGGACTAGAATGGATGCTCCCATTGAAGCCCTTCTACTTAAATGGTGTTCACGGTTCAAATCCCGGTCATCTTAA
- the LOC111785496 gene encoding pre-mRNA-splicing factor CWC25-like, with amino-acid sequence MSRREIRESDSNRHRSRFDGESSPKRSRRDRKTLEEKLSRNSSSHVEDNKDRDQKHGLQHEGQDMIPHECSSALDSKPEYGVSKGANRNSDRRDRRTKHSMNPTEVPRSRSYFQHVKRGNDGQVGQSFGRSATRERGWWKDSREKEKDNDRASGKGTAYNSQQRNEMPQAVRDDSHRDESSKLEDDAPTSARKRPAFSEKKITVGNESGEKAAMVSEIQKSSDPHQPRDGRERREERGRDTRYSENLTSTSLETWLPKGMR; translated from the exons ATGTCGCGTCGTGAAATTCGGGAATCCGACTCCAATCGCCATCGTTCCAGATTCGATGGAGAATCCAG TCCCAAGAGGTCAAGGAGGGACAGGAAAACATTAGAGGAGAAGTTATCTAGAAACTCTAGTTCTCATGTTGAAGATAATAAAGATCGGGATCAGAAACATGGGCTTCAACATGAGGGGCAAGATATGATACCCCATGAGTGTTCATCAGCACTTGATTCTAAGCCAGAATATGGGGTTAGCAAAGGAGCAAACAGGAACAGTGATAGGAGGGATAGAAGGACTAAACATTCAATGAATCCCACTGAAGTACCACGATCAAGATCTTATTTTCAG CATGTCAAACGTGGTAATGATGGGCAAGTTGGTCAAAGCTTTGGTCGGAGTGCAACTAGGG AGCGTGGTTGGTGGAAGGACTCaagggagaaggagaaggataACGATAGGGCATCTGGGAAGGGAACAGCTTATAATTCACAGCAAAGAAATGAGATGCCACAAGCCGTGAGAGACGATAGCCACCGTGATGAGTCTTCAAAACTGGAGGATGATGCACCCACTTCTGCTCGGAAAAGGCCTGCATTTAGCGAGAAGAAGATTACAGTAGGCAATGAAAGTGGTGAGAAAGCAGCTATGGTATCAGAGATTCAGAAATCGAGTGATCCACACCAGCCTCGGGATGGAAGGGaacgaagagaagaaagaggcCGTGACACCCGTTATTCCGAGAACTTAACAAGCACTTCGCTGGAGACATGGCTACCAAAAGGGATGAGATGA